caaactacatcacggatgttcgcaaactttgtaccatggaaaaacattttaaaacatctatgtaacgaatataaacatgactatcaaattatgcatatttcttatattttttataattaattaaaaggataattttagaaatatcaccttgtttagtgatataggtcatttaatggtgggacaaaatctaaaagtaactagGTCACTTTTCAGTGGGACGGCGGCGGAAGTATATAATATGCAAAAGTAATAACTGAGGCGAACAAAATTGGAGACTAGAGGGATATTTCGTTTTTGTTTTCTGGTTCTGCGCGCCCTTTTTACACAGAGGGATATTATTTCCCGCGAATTcggtaaaattcttcttctctaaaattgTGAAATTCTGGTTATCAATAATTTTGAGAttattagggtttcttattatttcACTTCGGTTTTTCAGTATCAGAAGGTATCCGTTCAATAGATTTTCTTaatctgaagaagaatatggcaCAATTATCTCCATCTGGTTAGTTTCCTTTTTACTTGTTATTTGGATTGGATTGGTACTGAATATTAGGGTTTATAGTGCTTAACGAAATCCCTCTAATAGCATACTAGTGGTTTCTTTAAATTTCTGAGGCATCACTATCACCATCACCATAAGGTTTCTCCTTGAAATTGTCTGTTAAAATTTCATTTTATTTGCTTGATTCATAAGTATATTGAATCAACATTGCTGGGTGCTTTTATATAGAATCTGGTGATGCTTATTTTGCTGGAGGAATTATCCCCTGCATCTATTTTGGATATCAGTATTGTGTTTGTCAGCTGAAAATTCTCTGCTAATCTGGGGGAATTAGAGTTTTCCATGACGATTCCATAAGCCTTAAAGCCTTAACCTGGTTTGTCGTTAGTTTCTTTATTAGGATTTATTTCACtggtttactttattttattattattccccCTAAAAACGCAATATGCTTCGACTAACGTTAGTTCTCTTTATGTGTTTATCCATCACAATTCCATTTTGACCATCGAATATCTCCTACAGAAAGGTCTTATTGCAGCTAATAGGTGTGTCATGTGTAAGCAGAGTACGAAATCTATCAATTACTTACATCTCCACGGCAACAAGACATTAATAATTTGAAATCACCTGAAAAACATTTTTGAGGCCAGCTGGGTGATTTATGAACAGGTTAAAGATGTATTCCTTAGGATCCATACATAGAACATTTGAACTGTAGTATCAGGGAATCAGATTTGGAGCACTACCCCTTGCGCCACTTATTGACCGTTTGGAAAGAGCGAAACAATCGCCTCGTCAAGAATATAGATAAAGTGATCAAAAGGTCATTTCTAGATATTAAAACCTTTGATTTCTTTGTGGGTGCATAAGCCTTAATCTGgttttgtcattagttttgttATTAGGATTTCATTTGTTCGATAGAGAATTCACTTTTTTCATTCCCTTATTAATTTCGCCCATGTTAAATTTCTGTCTCATTTGTTCTCTTTTCTTTACTTCATTATTTTTATGCAGAAATGGCTGCTGTGTATAGGAAGATGCTCGAGGCTGTAATGCACGACAGCAGAAAATTACCAAAAGGAAGTTCAAACCTGAAGAAGTTGGAGGAGAGACAGAGGAATCAGAATGATGAGACCGAGGAATGTTCGATGGTAGATCAAGGTAAGACTAGTGGTATTTAACAGTTCAGTCAGTGCTCTTGCCGACTAtcgattttcaatttcaattgaaTGAATTTTGCTGTTCATGTCATTTGTTAACTACCGTCTTCAGCTCAGCTAGTTTCagcctttttttctttctttctcattcATTTTTTCTGTTTCCTTACTTTATTGTTTTGTGAAATTTGCAGTTGCAAAGGATCTTGGAATACATATCGTGATGGAAAAGGAGAAAAAGGAATCAATCCTTCGTTTGATTTCACAAATTTCATGTCAGCGTACGTGTCAACTGAACCTATGTTTGTCAAACTTGATAAACATGATGCTTTGCTGTGTTGGAGCTCATTGAATAGCAGCACCAACTGCCATCTCTTCACCcaaactttatttcttgttttgttttttcctttGGTGTAAACTGCTTGCTGTATTATCTTTAAGCTCACTTAATTCTATATGCGCACATCTCATTTTCATCAACCAGTTTACTGTGTTGGCGTGCTTCCTGAGATTATAAATCTGCATAACTATTTTTGTGTAGAAAGTATTTGGTAAAAACCAACCCATAGCTGGAAACTTCTATCCAGTATGTTTCGTTTATTTTAAACCATTCAATCTATGCGTATATACCCTCTAAGCTTAAGCTGTTCTTATGCACTGTATTAGAAGATTACAAGCAGGTCCTGCTACTGTGCAGGGATGACCCTACATACTTACTACCTAAGACATTGAACATCATGATTTATATCCGATTTTCTTCTGATGCTTAAATCTCTTTCATTCGAGATTCTTTTCTACAGTCTTTGATGTGGGTATAATCATCTTTAACTATACCTACTTTGTTTTCAGCTTCGTTTATATGTTTTGCTAAAAAGCTTTTGTCTATTATATGTTATTGAATCTATCTTTAAGAAAATATCCCTTGAACAAGATCAATGATTTGAAAAGATGGGCAAAAAAACATGAAATACCTAACTTGATAATATGAgattaaattttgaaaaataagtTTTCAAGATTTTGGAACAAGCTTTTATAGCGGAATATTTTAAATCATTTGTCTGTCTCTCCGGTCCCAGCTTAAagtatttttaaatatgttttccCATTATTTGCACAACTTTGTTTAATTCtaagggcctgtttggtacagttttgaaaaacagttttcaaaaatagttttccactgttttaaaaacatatccttttttccttgttttcattttctaaaaattgtttggtaaactgtttttgaaaacaaggaaaaccaactaaatcggatcaaatgtaaagattcgtctaagagatagtgatattagccatggctcacttgcagtcattccccatctcttactttgttctgaaaagaagaaaagaataaagaaaagaaaaaaagagaaaacacagaaaacaataatttgttgttttcatttttttgtttttaaaaacagaaaacagatagaaaacattttctgaaaatgtccttaccaaacgtgttttctcctgttttctgttttctctgtttttaaaaacaaaaaactgtttttgaaaactataccaaacaggaccttAATCAGTCGTGATTTTGTAGCAATTGTCCACCATCCCTTTAGTTTCAAGACAATCGTGTCTTCTCCGAGAGACTCTGTATGTAAATGAGTAAAATGGAGAGAATCATTATGGTTTCAGCAGTCGTGTTAATGGCAATTATCCTAAGTTGTATGATTAGTTTCACCCCCTCCACACTCATTTCACTTAGATCCTATTCCCAGTCTCGTGTGTCTCCTTTCATTTCAAGTCATTTCGTAGCCCTTTCTTCATAGCTCAGAACTGGATTCAAGAAGGAGAGGGTGTACAGGAAATTTCAGCGTTCATATGGCTCATATGGCTCAATCgtgcaaattcaaaaaaaatcgaaTCTTATTCCCCCAAGTCAAAGCCTTATTTTTGGCCGAGATTTCTTGTATCTCTTCAAAGATCCGGCCAAGGTGGTTCAGGAAATTATACTCTAaatatgtttaagtgcaaatatACGTGCAGATATGTATGTGACTGTTTAGTATAGAATTGGGTTATTTTCTTGGTTAAATCTCCGAAACCCAATACCCATAAAGTCTCTTCTtataaagaacgatttttttggggactatggttttattttgggtaaaaacattagaagtaattctaagtcacccca
This genomic stretch from Papaver somniferum cultivar HN1 chromosome 5, ASM357369v1, whole genome shotgun sequence harbors:
- the LOC113277476 gene encoding uncharacterized protein LOC113277476, which encodes MAQLSPSEMAAVYRKMLEAVMHDSRKLPKGSSNLKKLEERQRNQNDETEECSMVDQVAKDLGIHIVMEKEKKESILRLISQISCQRTCQLNLCLSNLINMMLCCVGAH